The region CGACTTCTACGTCGGTGGCCTCGGTTTCGAGTTGGTGGAGGACAGCGCCCGACCGGATGGTTCGCGGTGGGTGGTGGTCCGCCCGAGCGGTGCCCGGGAGACGGCGTTGCTGCTGGCCCGGGCGAGCACCGCCGAGCAGCGTGCACGGGTCGGCGACCAGACCGGCGGCCGGGTCGGGCTGTTCCTGTACACCGAGGACTTCGCCCGGGACCACGCCCGGATGGTGGCCGCCGGCGTACGTTTCCTGGAGGAGCCGCGCCACGAGGCGTACGGGTCGGTGGCGGTCTTCGCCGATCTCTACGGCAACCGGTGGGACCTGCTCCAACCCCGCAGCACAGAGTGACACATTAGCGACACTATGCACTCAACTAGTCAGCGCTCGCAGTAAAGCATGCTATTGTCCGATGTCGATCTCCGCCCGCGCGGACCCGGATGGGTCGTTGTCGGAAGGACACCTCCCGATGCCGGCCACTGCCGCTCCTTCCGTGCCGCCGCCCACGCTGGACAACCCGGCCGGCGGGGCGCTCGGCCTCATCTTCACCACGTTGCCGGCCATCCTGCGGCTGACCTGCGGCGTGGTCGGCGCGGCAGTGGCCCTGTCGGTGCGAACCCCGCCGGTCGAGCCAGCCGTGTTGCTGCCCGCTGTGGCCGCGCTGACCGGCTGGTCGATCTGGTACGCGCACCGCGCGCTACGCCACGGGATCGGCCCGCACCTGGTCGCCGGTGACGTCGCCGTCACCGCACTGGCCTGCCTCCTCATCCCCGTCCTGGTGGCGCCCGGCGTCCTGCCCGGCGAGGGCAGTTGGATCGCCGTGCTGGCCAGCACCACTGTGATCAACACGCAGGCCACCGCCCCGGCGCGCTGGTCCATACCGGCCGGGCTGCTGGTCGTCGCGACGTACGCGACGGGTGCGCAGGCGGCCGGCAATCCCGCCGAGGCTCGGGCGCACGCGGCCACCCTGCTGATGCAGACCGCCTGCACGGCCATGATGGCGGGGGTGATGCGCCGACGGATCGGCCGGGCGGACCGCGCCTTCGTCGAGCATCAACTGTTGACCCGGGAATCGTTGGTGGCGCGGGCCGCCCGCGACGCCGAACGCCAGCAGAACCGCGACCTGCACGACACCGTGCTCGGCACGTTGACCATGGTGGGGCTCGGTGCGGTGCACGGGCCTTCGGCCGCCTTCCGCGAACGATGTGCCGCCGACCTGCGTACCCTCGTGGCGCTCACCGACGTCGGCCCGGTGGCCGGCGACGGCCCGGTGCCGCTGGACGAGAGGCTGCGGTTGGCGGCGGACCGCCTGCCCGAGCTTCCGGTGCGCCTGGACCTGGACGCGTACGCGGTCCCGGCGGGTGTGGCCGACGCGATCGGCGAGAGCGCCTACGCCGCGCTGTCCAACGTGGTCCGGCACGCGCCGGGCGCGCAGGTCACGCTGCGGATGAGCCGGGACGCGATCGGCGTCGTGGTCGAGGTCGCCGACGACGGTCCCGGCTTCGACCCGGCCACCGTCCCACCTCACCGGTACGGGTTACGCGAGTCGATCCGCGGCCGGATGGCGGCGGTCGGCGGACGGGCCGACGTGCACTCGACACTCGGCGCGGGCACCCGGATCCGACTGGAGTGGCCCGGTGTCGGCTGACCTCGGCACGCCGACGCAGGCCGGCGAACTGGAGGCACTGGACCGGACCAGCGTGCCGGCGCCCCGGGAGCCGGTGGTCGCCGAAGGGCTCGCCGCGCCGGCGGCCGTCGCGCACGCGTCCGACCGGGGTGCCCGGATCGCCGCCGTCGCCATCGCGCTGGCCTGGCATGTCGCGATCGGGCTGCCGGCGGTGTTGGCCGCCCGCACGGAGTTCGCCGCGCCGGCCGTGGTGCTCGGTGCCTGGGTGCTGGTCGCGGTGGTCGGTGGGGTGGCCGGGGTACGACTGCTACGCGGCTCGCCGCTGCCGCCATGGCCGTTGGCCGGGCTTCTCCTCGTCGTCGACGCGGTCGTCTTCGCCGCCGCCGGCGAGGGGCAGTTGTTCACCGCCGCCAACTGGGTGTGGGGCACGCTCGGCTGGTTCTTCGTGCTGACCGTGTGGGGTCGCCGGGTCGTCGGGCTGATCGCGTTGCTGAGCACGCATGCGGTGATCGCGCTGGTCGCCGTGCTCAGGCACGGAGCCGACCCGGCCGACGTGGCCCGCTACGTCATGTACGTCTACGGCACGTTCTCCCTACCGGTGGCGGTGTTCGTGGGCAGCACCGCGATCGTCGCCCTGGCCCGGGAACGGGCCGCCGTCTCGGCTGCCGGCCATGCGCTGGCGGCGGAGCGCGACGCCGCGGAACGTGGCCGAAGAGACCGCCGGGACCGGCTCGCACTGGTCAGCTCAGCAGCCGGGCGGGTGCTCGGGGAGTTGGCCTCCGGTCAGGCCGATCCGGACGACCCGGAGGTGCAACGCCGCAGCGTGCTGGCTGCCGCCCGGCTACGCCGTCTGATCGCCGAGTCCGACGACGTGCCCGACCCGCTGTTGCACGAGTTGCGGGCCGCCGCCGACCTGGCCGAACGCAACGGCCTACCGATCGACCTGGTCACCATCGGCAACCCGCCGCCACTGCCGGTGGAGATCCGGCGTCGGCTGGCCGACCCGCTCACCGCCACCCTCGCCGACGCCCACGGCTGGGCCCGACTGACAGTGGTCTCCGGCCCGAACGAGGTGGTGGTCAGCCTGGTCACCCCGGAACGGGAGGGGCAGGAGGCGACCGGGCCACCACTCGCGGAACACGACGACGGGCAGGTGGAGCACCTCTACGAACGGGACGGGGACATCAGATGGGCGCAGACCCGGTGGCGGCGATGACCGGCGAACGGCCGATCGGGGTGGCGATCGTCGACGACCACCCGGTGGTGGTCGAGGGTGTACGGGCCTGGCTCGCCACCGAACCGCGTCTGACCGTGCTGGCCACCGGCGACGACCCGGACGAGGTGCTGCGGGCCGCGCCGGACGCCGATGTCATCCTGCTCGACCTGCGACTGCACGGGCGGATGGCGCTGGACAAGTTGGCCGAGCTGAGCGCCGCCGGGCGTCGGGTGGTGGTCTACTCGGAGCACACCGACCCGCAGACGATGCTCGCCGCGCTGGACGCCGGGGCGGCGGCGTTCCTGGCCAAGCACGAGGGGCGGGAGCACTGCGTGGCGACCGTGCTGGCCGCCGCGAGTGACCGCCCGTACGTGCCGCCGGCGTTGGCCGGGGCGATGGTCGGCGACCCCCGGCCGGACCGGCCGATGCTGTCCGACAAGGAACGTGAGGCGCTGCTGCTCTGGTTCCAGTCGATGTCCAAGGCTTCGGTGGCCCGCCGGATGCAGATCAGCGAGCACACGGTGAAGCAGTACGTGGACCGTGCGCGGATCAAGTACACCCGGGCGGGGCGGCCAGCCGCCACAAAGGCGGCACTCCTCGCCCGCGCGATCGAGGACGGCCTCGTCCGCCCGGAGGAGATCGGCATCTACCGGTCACAGGCGACGCACGACCGGCCGACCCCCTAACAGGCGTCATGACAGCGGCCCTCCGATCCGACAGGCTTCTCATCACAGCCAGCTGACCGGGAGGTCGTGACGATGCACGCCGACGCGTCCCCCTTTTTCATCGGTCCCCACCGGTTCGACGCGCCCGACGACGATGTGGGACCGACCCTGGACCGCCGCTACAGCCTGCGTCCGGTCCCCGGCGAGCGGGTCCTCGGCCGCCACCGCCTGCTGGTCGCGGGTTACCTGCTCGGTCCGAGCGAGGCGCAGCGCCGTTGGCAGCTACCCGAGCCGGTCGCGGTGACCATCACCGACCAGCGGATCTGCTGGGTGGGCAGCGGATCGCACCTGTCGCTGGTCGTCGACGACACGACCCGGGCACGGCCCTCCGCTCGACTCAACGGCCTGATGAGCGGGCAGATCCGCTGGCAGTGGCCCTCCCGGTTGGAACTGCCGGCGACCAAGCAGGACGGGCCGTCGCAACTGCTGATCGTCTGCGACGCGTTACGCACCATCCAACAGCCGGCGCTGGCCCTCGGCGGGCCGGCCGGCGCGGTCGTGGCGCTGGCCCAGCAGGTCCGCCGGGCGGTGGCCATGTTCCGGCTCACCCACCCTCAACTGGTCGACCTCTCGGCGCAGGAGCGCGACACGCTGTTGCTGCGGGCCGGCCCCGCCCTCCTCGCCGGGGAAACCCGGGTCACGCTGCCCGGCTCGCTGCCGGTGGAATTCCACTCGCGGGACGACTACTACCGCTCGGGGCCGGAGCCGACCTCGTGGGGCGGGCTCGCCGGCGGCGCGGCATCCGGGCATCGCTGAAGCCGGCGGTCCGACGCGGCGGCAGGTGCACCTGCGGGACCGTCAGGCGCGGGGAGTGCTGTGCTCACTGGCGGCGTCCAGGGCGGCGGCCTCCTCCGGCGTGGGCGCGGTGCCGCCCAGGTGCGCCGGCTGCCACCAGGCGTCGTCCGGGCCGGCCGGCTGTTCCGGATAGTCCCGCTGGGCCCGGTCGACGAGAGCGCTGAGCCGGGTGGTCAGCTCGGCGGCCAGCACGTTCGGGTCCGGGAAGTCCGCCGGGTCGATCGGCTCGCCGATCAGGATGGTGATCGGCGTGTGCCGGCGGGTGAGCGTGCGGGGCCGGCCCTTGGTCCAGAGCCGCTGGGTGCCCCACAGCGCGACCGGCAACACCGGCACCTTCGCCGAGCGGGCCATCCGGACCGTGCCGCTCTTGAGTTCCTTGACGGTGAACGACCGGCTGATCGTCGCCTCGGGGAAGACGCCGACGACCTCCCCCTGCTTGAGCGCGTTCACGGCGGCGCGGAACGAGGCCGCACCGGCCTGCCGGTCCACCGGGATGTGCCGCATGCCACGCATCAGCGGACCGGAGATCCGGTGCGTGAAGACCGAGTCCTTGGCCAT is a window of Micromonospora sp. WMMD961 DNA encoding:
- a CDS encoding VOC family protein, translating into MAHLGLVALLVREYDEAIDFYVGGLGFELVEDSARPDGSRWVVVRPSGARETALLLARASTAEQRARVGDQTGGRVGLFLYTEDFARDHARMVAAGVRFLEEPRHEAYGSVAVFADLYGNRWDLLQPRSTE
- a CDS encoding lysophospholipid acyltransferase family protein, which encodes MPELVYPPVIATAKTMFRLLDLKITIEGAHHVPRTGGAVLASNHVSYLDFIFAGLGANASGRLVRFMAKDSVFTHRISGPLMRGMRHIPVDRQAGAASFRAAVNALKQGEVVGVFPEATISRSFTVKELKSGTVRMARSAKVPVLPVALWGTQRLWTKGRPRTLTRRHTPITILIGEPIDPADFPDPNVLAAELTTRLSALVDRAQRDYPEQPAGPDDAWWQPAHLGGTAPTPEEAAALDAASEHSTPRA
- a CDS encoding ATP-binding protein produces the protein MPATAAPSVPPPTLDNPAGGALGLIFTTLPAILRLTCGVVGAAVALSVRTPPVEPAVLLPAVAALTGWSIWYAHRALRHGIGPHLVAGDVAVTALACLLIPVLVAPGVLPGEGSWIAVLASTTVINTQATAPARWSIPAGLLVVATYATGAQAAGNPAEARAHAATLLMQTACTAMMAGVMRRRIGRADRAFVEHQLLTRESLVARAARDAERQQNRDLHDTVLGTLTMVGLGAVHGPSAAFRERCAADLRTLVALTDVGPVAGDGPVPLDERLRLAADRLPELPVRLDLDAYAVPAGVADAIGESAYAALSNVVRHAPGAQVTLRMSRDAIGVVVEVADDGPGFDPATVPPHRYGLRESIRGRMAAVGGRADVHSTLGAGTRIRLEWPGVG
- a CDS encoding response regulator transcription factor, with the protein product MGADPVAAMTGERPIGVAIVDDHPVVVEGVRAWLATEPRLTVLATGDDPDEVLRAAPDADVILLDLRLHGRMALDKLAELSAAGRRVVVYSEHTDPQTMLAALDAGAAAFLAKHEGREHCVATVLAAASDRPYVPPALAGAMVGDPRPDRPMLSDKEREALLLWFQSMSKASVARRMQISEHTVKQYVDRARIKYTRAGRPAATKAALLARAIEDGLVRPEEIGIYRSQATHDRPTP